From Streptomyces sp. NBC_01460, a single genomic window includes:
- a CDS encoding VOC family protein has translation MLRLGVPAIGVADIPRAVAFWTAALDLVASREAESETWRFLDHADGSGRALGLMRSTSPAEPRPRIHLDLYAETREEQRAEVDRLIALGARAVDWDSYPPDPDFVVLADPDDNIFCVVDLGHVPSGGSGTTT, from the coding sequence ATGCTGAGACTCGGAGTCCCCGCCATCGGTGTCGCGGACATTCCCCGCGCGGTGGCCTTCTGGACCGCGGCCCTGGATCTCGTCGCCTCCCGCGAGGCGGAGAGCGAGACCTGGCGGTTCCTCGACCACGCCGACGGCTCCGGCCGTGCCCTCGGGCTGATGCGCAGTACGTCCCCGGCCGAGCCCCGACCCCGTATCCACCTGGACCTCTACGCGGAGACGCGGGAGGAGCAGCGGGCGGAGGTGGACCGGTTGATCGCTCTGGGCGCGCGGGCCGTCGACTGGGACTCCTATCCGCCGGATCCTGATTTCGTCGTCCTCGCCGACCCGGACGACAACATCTTCTGCGTGGTGGACCTGGGCCACGTCCCCAGCGGCGGCAGCGGGACGACGACCTGA